The following proteins are encoded in a genomic region of Micrococcaceae bacterium Sec5.8:
- the coaE gene encoding dephospho-CoA kinase, protein MLKIGLTGGIAAGKSVAASRLRELGAVVIDADALAREVVHPGTPGLEQVVAAFSKAVLAPDGGLDRPKLGALVFGDPERLAVLNGIIHPLVRERAAALADAAPKGGIVVQDIPLLVETGQGPNFHLVVVVDAPDELRVQRMMQHRHMSAADARARMAAQASREGRLAAADVVLENSGFKEELRDAVDRLWKFRLAPFADNLARHRMAPRTDGPVLVPSNPDWPRQAHRLMARLQAAAGKEVLALDHVGSTAVPGLAAPDALDLQLGVADMAAADRIAPLLADAGFPARPGVVADTSSPTDPDPAGWQQRLHANADPGRTVNLHVLAVGSPGWGSALCFRDWLRNDAAARADYLTEQRRLARIHAAGKSTAGTAADKDAWSTGQAAERMAAWAQRTSWQPPPSTGTGPEPAPDGTAPGTAQS, encoded by the coding sequence GTGCTGAAAATAGGGTTGACGGGCGGCATCGCCGCAGGCAAGTCAGTGGCCGCCTCGCGCCTGCGCGAACTCGGGGCGGTGGTGATCGACGCCGACGCCCTGGCCCGCGAAGTCGTCCACCCCGGAACGCCGGGACTCGAGCAGGTCGTGGCGGCCTTCAGCAAGGCCGTCCTGGCGCCCGACGGCGGCTTGGACCGCCCGAAGCTCGGCGCCCTGGTCTTCGGCGACCCGGAACGCCTGGCCGTGCTGAACGGCATCATTCATCCCCTGGTCCGGGAACGGGCCGCCGCGCTGGCCGACGCCGCACCGAAAGGCGGCATCGTGGTCCAGGATATTCCGCTCCTGGTGGAGACCGGCCAGGGACCCAACTTCCACCTGGTGGTGGTGGTGGACGCCCCGGATGAACTCCGGGTCCAACGAATGATGCAGCACCGGCACATGTCCGCCGCGGACGCCCGGGCCCGGATGGCCGCGCAGGCCAGCCGGGAGGGCCGGCTCGCCGCGGCCGACGTCGTTCTCGAGAACTCCGGCTTCAAGGAAGAACTCCGGGACGCCGTGGACCGGCTTTGGAAGTTTCGGCTGGCGCCGTTCGCGGACAACCTGGCCAGGCACCGCATGGCACCCCGGACCGACGGGCCGGTGCTGGTGCCGTCCAACCCGGACTGGCCCCGGCAGGCACACCGGCTCATGGCGCGCCTCCAGGCGGCCGCCGGGAAGGAAGTCCTCGCACTCGATCACGTCGGTTCCACTGCCGTTCCCGGACTCGCCGCCCCAGACGCCCTGGACCTCCAACTCGGCGTCGCGGACATGGCCGCTGCGGACCGGATTGCCCCGCTGCTGGCCGACGCCGGGTTCCCCGCGCGGCCCGGCGTCGTTGCTGACACGTCCAGTCCGACGGACCCCGACCCTGCGGGCTGGCAGCAGCGGCTGCACGCCAACGCGGACCCCGGCCGCACCGTTAACCTCCACGTCCTGGCCGTGGGATCTCCGGGCTGGGGGTCCGCGCTCTGCTTCCGGGACTGGCTGCGGAATGACGCGGCCGCCCGGGCGGACTACCTCACCGAGCAGCGCCGGCTTGCGAGGATACACGCCGCGGGAAAGTCCACGGCAGGGACCGCCGCGGACAAGGACGCCTGGTCCACCGGGCAGGCAGCGGAACGGATGGCGGCGTGGGCGCAGCGCACCAGCTGGCAGCCACCGCCGTCCACGGGCACAGGACCTGAGCCTGCCCCGGACGGAACGGCCCCAGGTACCGCCCAAAGCTGA
- a CDS encoding GNAT family N-acetyltransferase — translation MAEQYEIRRFKPAAKDDPAYPDCVAWMRAVAFGFHDARRSDERVDKGIEMQRTDGRVMTGAYQAGPVAGHSLDADVPVATFGTLDKTLNIGFGRLLDTRLVTAVTVRTSHRRRGLLRRMMAEELGLARGEGLAMAALTASEASIYGRFGFGVATREQSIKVDTSARFVVNHTPVGSVEVADPKVLLELASAVFDRLHRLTPGSIGRHEYYRQFASGAVSREDGEDAKVKVALHYGPDGGVDGYVSYKFGGWSSTPYTMEVLDLVAATRAGYLELWQYLGAIDLVERVTWDEAPVDDPLPWALEDPRCVDASGARDMLWLRILDVQKALAARHYPADGRLVLKVADPLGLTGGTFALDVNGGAAVVTEAGDAVVDLELDVAALSSVYLGGVHPVTLAASGRMQEKTTGAAFRAAGMFAVERPAHCLTHF, via the coding sequence GTGGCAGAGCAGTACGAGATCAGGCGGTTCAAACCTGCGGCCAAGGACGACCCGGCGTACCCGGACTGCGTCGCCTGGATGCGCGCCGTGGCCTTCGGCTTCCATGACGCCCGCCGCAGCGACGAGCGGGTGGACAAGGGCATCGAGATGCAGCGCACGGACGGGCGGGTGATGACCGGCGCCTACCAGGCCGGGCCCGTCGCCGGCCATTCCCTCGACGCCGATGTTCCCGTGGCGACCTTCGGCACGCTGGACAAGACGCTGAACATCGGCTTCGGGCGGCTCCTCGACACCCGGCTCGTGACGGCCGTGACCGTGCGGACCTCGCACCGCCGCCGCGGGCTGCTCCGCCGCATGATGGCCGAGGAACTGGGGCTGGCACGGGGGGAAGGTCTGGCGATGGCGGCCCTGACCGCCTCGGAAGCGTCCATTTACGGCCGCTTCGGGTTCGGCGTCGCGACCCGGGAGCAGTCGATCAAGGTCGACACCAGCGCCCGCTTCGTCGTAAACCACACCCCGGTCGGCAGTGTCGAGGTGGCCGATCCCAAAGTCCTCCTCGAACTGGCTTCGGCGGTCTTCGACCGCCTGCACCGCCTCACGCCGGGCTCCATCGGCCGGCACGAGTACTACCGTCAGTTCGCGTCCGGTGCTGTGAGCCGCGAAGACGGGGAGGACGCAAAAGTCAAGGTCGCGCTGCACTACGGCCCCGACGGCGGCGTGGACGGCTACGTGTCCTATAAGTTCGGCGGCTGGTCCAGCACCCCTTACACGATGGAGGTCCTCGACCTGGTGGCGGCCACCCGGGCCGGCTACCTTGAACTCTGGCAATACCTCGGCGCCATCGACCTCGTCGAACGCGTCACCTGGGACGAGGCGCCGGTGGACGATCCGCTGCCCTGGGCCCTCGAGGACCCGCGCTGCGTTGACGCCTCAGGGGCCCGGGACATGCTCTGGCTGCGGATCCTGGACGTGCAGAAGGCCCTGGCCGCCCGCCATTACCCGGCCGACGGCCGGCTAGTGCTCAAAGTGGCGGATCCGCTCGGTTTGACCGGCGGCACGTTCGCCCTGGACGTGAACGGGGGTGCCGCCGTCGTCACGGAAGCGGGCGACGCGGTCGTCGACCTTGAACTGGACGTAGCGGCGCTGTCCTCGGTCTACCTCGGCGGTGTGCACCCGGTCACGCTGGCCGCGTCCGGGCGGATGCAGGAGAAGACAACCGGCGCGGCGTTCCGCGCAGCCGGGATGTTCGCGGTTGAACGCCCGGCGCACTGCCTCACGCACTTCTAG
- the uvrB gene encoding excinuclease ABC subunit UvrB, whose amino-acid sequence MSLAQQINRVVAPFEVISEFQPAGDQPAAIGELTERIKNGEKDVVLLGATGTGKSATTAWLIEQVQRPTLVMVQNKTLAAQLVNEFRELLPNNAVEYFVSYYDYYQPEAYVAQTDTFIEKDSSVNEEVERLRHSATNALLTRRDVIVVATVSCIYGLGTPEEYIAGMVTLRKGAQMNRDDLLRKFVSMQYARNDMDFHRGTFRVRGDTVEIIPMYEELAIRIEFFGDEIENIYTLHPLTGEIIRDETEMYVFPASHYVAGPERMGRAIKRIEDELAERLQVLESQNKLVEAQRLRMRTTYDLEMMQQMGFCNGIENYSSHIDGRARGTAPHCLIDYFPDDFLLVIDESHVTVPQIGAMYEGDMSRKRNLVDHGFRLPSAMDNRPLKWDEFQDRVGQTVYLSATPGKYELGKADGFVQQIIRPTGLIDPEVIVKPTKGQIDDLLGEIKTRTAKDERILVTTLTKRMAEDLTDYLLGHGVKVEYLHSDVDTLRRVELLRELRMGVFDVLVGINLLREGLDLPEVSLVSILDADKEGFLRSATSLIQTIGRAARNVSGEVHMYADRITDSMAKAIDETNRRREIQVAYNTANGVDPQPLRKKIADITDQIAKEDADTRELLAAAGKARGKGKGSAKVRADGLAAAPAEDLVGLIEQLTEQMHAAAGELQFELAARLRDEVGELKKELRQMQSAGHA is encoded by the coding sequence ATGAGTCTTGCCCAGCAAATCAACCGTGTCGTGGCACCCTTTGAGGTCATCAGCGAATTCCAGCCGGCAGGCGACCAGCCGGCCGCCATCGGGGAACTGACCGAGCGCATCAAGAACGGCGAGAAGGATGTCGTGCTGCTCGGCGCCACGGGCACGGGCAAGAGCGCCACGACGGCGTGGCTGATCGAACAGGTGCAGCGGCCCACCCTGGTGATGGTGCAAAACAAGACCCTCGCCGCGCAGCTCGTCAACGAATTCCGCGAACTGCTGCCGAACAACGCCGTCGAGTATTTCGTCTCCTACTACGACTACTACCAGCCGGAAGCTTACGTCGCGCAGACGGACACCTTCATTGAAAAGGACTCCTCCGTCAATGAGGAAGTCGAACGGCTCCGGCACTCCGCCACCAACGCGCTCCTGACCCGCAGGGACGTGATCGTCGTGGCCACCGTGTCCTGCATTTATGGCCTCGGCACGCCGGAAGAGTACATCGCCGGGATGGTGACGCTGCGCAAGGGCGCCCAGATGAACCGCGATGACCTGCTCCGGAAGTTCGTTTCCATGCAGTACGCCCGCAACGACATGGACTTCCACCGCGGTACGTTCCGGGTCCGCGGCGACACCGTGGAAATTATTCCGATGTACGAGGAACTCGCGATCCGGATCGAGTTCTTCGGCGACGAAATCGAGAACATCTACACCCTGCACCCGCTTACCGGGGAAATCATCCGGGACGAGACCGAGATGTACGTCTTCCCGGCGTCCCACTACGTGGCTGGTCCCGAACGTATGGGCCGGGCGATCAAGCGGATCGAAGACGAGCTTGCCGAGCGGCTCCAGGTCCTGGAAAGCCAGAACAAGCTGGTGGAGGCGCAGCGCCTCAGGATGCGCACCACCTACGACCTGGAAATGATGCAGCAGATGGGCTTCTGCAACGGCATCGAGAACTACTCCAGCCACATCGACGGCCGGGCCCGGGGCACCGCGCCGCACTGCCTCATCGACTATTTCCCGGACGACTTCCTCCTGGTGATTGACGAATCGCACGTCACGGTTCCGCAGATCGGCGCGATGTACGAAGGGGACATGTCCCGGAAACGGAACCTCGTGGACCACGGCTTCCGCCTGCCCTCCGCGATGGACAACCGCCCGTTGAAATGGGACGAATTCCAGGACCGCGTAGGCCAAACGGTCTACCTCTCCGCGACGCCGGGCAAGTACGAGCTCGGCAAGGCCGACGGCTTCGTCCAGCAGATCATCCGGCCCACGGGCCTGATCGACCCCGAAGTGATCGTTAAACCCACCAAGGGCCAGATTGATGACCTCCTCGGTGAAATCAAAACCCGCACCGCGAAGGATGAGCGCATCCTGGTCACCACGCTGACCAAGCGGATGGCGGAGGACCTCACCGACTATCTGCTGGGGCACGGCGTCAAGGTCGAATACCTGCACTCGGACGTGGACACCCTGCGCCGTGTGGAGCTGCTCCGGGAGCTCCGGATGGGCGTCTTCGACGTCCTGGTCGGCATCAACCTGCTCCGGGAAGGCCTGGACCTGCCCGAGGTCTCCCTGGTGAGCATTCTGGATGCTGACAAGGAAGGCTTCCTGCGCTCGGCGACGTCGCTGATTCAGACCATCGGCCGTGCCGCCCGCAACGTCTCCGGCGAGGTCCACATGTACGCGGACCGGATCACCGACTCCATGGCGAAGGCCATTGACGAGACCAACCGCCGTCGTGAGATCCAGGTGGCGTACAACACCGCAAACGGAGTCGATCCGCAGCCGCTGCGCAAGAAGATCGCCGACATCACGGACCAAATCGCCAAGGAAGACGCCGATACCCGTGAGCTCCTCGCCGCAGCCGGCAAGGCACGCGGCAAGGGGAAGGGCTCGGCGAAGGTCCGGGCGGACGGCCTGGCTGCGGCGCCGGCCGAGGACCTGGTGGGCCTGATCGAACAGCTCACCGAGCAGATGCACGCCGCCGCCGGTGAACTGCAGTTCGAGCTCGCCGCCCGGCTCCGGGACGAGGTGGGCGAACTCAAGAAGGAGCTCCGCCAGATGCAGTCCGCCGGGCACGCCTAG
- a CDS encoding VOC family protein — protein MAGNSNGPETAGAVFARPWPGGIGAITLFVEDLPGTKRFYGEVFGLPVAFEDEASVVFRFGNTLVNLLASAEAPELIGPALVASPESGARTQFTLEVDDVDATCAALAGRGVGLLNGPMDRPWGIRTATFRDPGGHIWEIAAPTT, from the coding sequence ATGGCGGGGAATTCGAACGGTCCGGAGACGGCCGGGGCAGTGTTTGCCAGACCCTGGCCGGGCGGCATCGGTGCCATCACATTGTTCGTGGAGGACCTGCCAGGGACCAAACGCTTTTACGGTGAGGTCTTCGGGCTGCCCGTGGCGTTCGAGGATGAGGCGTCCGTGGTCTTCAGATTCGGGAACACCCTGGTTAACCTGTTGGCATCGGCGGAGGCCCCCGAACTCATCGGACCGGCCCTGGTGGCATCCCCGGAGTCAGGTGCCCGCACGCAGTTCACCCTGGAAGTGGACGACGTCGACGCGACGTGCGCCGCCTTGGCCGGCCGCGGCGTCGGGCTCCTCAACGGCCCAATGGACCGCCCCTGGGGCATCCGGACGGCCACCTTCCGTGATCCGGGCGGCCACATTTGGGAAATTGCGGCTCCAACTACCTAA
- the rpsA gene encoding 30S ribosomal protein S1 has translation MTITSTEKPGTPVVAINDIGTAEDFLAAVDATIKYFNDGDLVEGTVVKVDRDEVLLDIGYKTEGVIPSRELSIKHDVDPGDVVSVGDLVEALVLTKEDKEGRLILSKKRAQYERAWGDIEKVKEEDGVVTGTVIEVVKGGLILDIGLRGFLPASLVEMRRVRDLAPYIGQKIEAKIIELDKNRNNVVLSRRAWLEQTQSEVRSTFLNKLEKGQVRPGVVSSIVNFGAFVDLGGVDGLVHVSELSWKHIDHPSEVVEVGQEVTVEVLEVDLDRERVSLSLKATQEDPWQTFARTHALGQVVPGKVTKLVPFGAFVRVEDGIEGLVHISELAVRHVELAEQVVSVGDELFVKVIDIDLERRRISLSLKQANEGVDAESTEFDPALYGMAAEYDEEGNYKYPEGFDPESNEWLEGYETQRAAWEQQYADAQTRWEAHKKQVAQHAADDAAAATSGESDSGTTSYSSEPAVAESNTGGGTLASDEALAALREKLTGN, from the coding sequence ATGACCATCACCTCCACCGAGAAGCCCGGTACACCCGTAGTCGCCATTAACGACATCGGTACCGCTGAGGACTTCCTCGCAGCAGTCGACGCCACCATCAAGTACTTCAACGACGGAGACCTCGTCGAAGGTACCGTCGTCAAGGTCGACCGCGACGAAGTTCTGCTCGACATCGGTTACAAGACCGAAGGTGTCATTCCCTCCCGCGAGCTGTCCATCAAGCACGATGTTGATCCCGGAGACGTCGTCTCCGTTGGCGATCTCGTCGAAGCCCTGGTGCTCACCAAGGAAGACAAAGAAGGCCGCCTGATCCTCTCCAAGAAGCGCGCTCAGTACGAGCGTGCCTGGGGCGACATCGAGAAGGTCAAGGAAGAAGACGGTGTTGTCACCGGTACCGTCATCGAGGTTGTCAAGGGTGGTCTTATCCTCGACATCGGCCTGCGCGGCTTCCTGCCCGCATCCCTCGTCGAGATGCGCCGTGTGCGCGACCTTGCTCCGTACATCGGTCAGAAGATCGAAGCCAAAATCATCGAACTGGACAAGAACCGCAACAACGTTGTGCTGTCCCGCCGTGCATGGCTCGAGCAGACCCAGTCCGAGGTCCGCTCCACGTTCCTCAACAAGCTGGAAAAGGGCCAGGTCCGTCCCGGCGTCGTGTCCTCCATCGTCAACTTCGGTGCCTTCGTGGACCTGGGCGGCGTAGACGGCCTCGTCCACGTTTCCGAGCTGTCCTGGAAGCACATCGACCACCCGTCCGAGGTTGTCGAAGTTGGCCAGGAAGTCACTGTCGAGGTCCTCGAGGTCGATCTGGACCGCGAGCGCGTGTCCCTGTCGCTCAAGGCCACGCAGGAAGATCCGTGGCAGACCTTCGCCCGCACCCACGCCCTCGGGCAGGTTGTGCCGGGTAAGGTCACCAAGCTCGTTCCGTTCGGCGCGTTCGTTCGCGTTGAAGACGGCATCGAAGGCCTGGTCCACATCTCCGAACTCGCCGTGCGCCACGTTGAACTGGCAGAGCAGGTTGTCTCGGTAGGAGACGAGCTGTTCGTCAAGGTCATCGACATCGACCTCGAACGCCGCCGCATCTCGCTGTCCCTCAAGCAGGCCAACGAGGGCGTCGACGCCGAGTCCACCGAATTCGATCCGGCTCTCTACGGCATGGCCGCAGAGTACGACGAAGAGGGCAACTACAAGTACCCGGAGGGCTTCGACCCGGAGTCCAACGAGTGGCTCGAAGGCTACGAGACGCAGCGCGCCGCCTGGGAGCAGCAGTATGCTGACGCCCAGACCCGCTGGGAAGCCCACAAGAAGCAGGTTGCTCAGCACGCTGCCGATGACGCTGCAGCTGCAACGTCCGGTGAGAGCGATTCCGGCACCACCAGCTACTCCTCCGAGCCGGCTGTGGCCGAGTCCAACACCGGTGGCGGCACGCTCGCTTCCGACGAGGCTCTTGCTGCTCTGCGCGAGAAGCTGACCGGCAACTAA
- a CDS encoding GNAT family protein → MSPTAEHYPPAVLLIDVSGRVLEQLLTVAIQDADADEVTPPPGSATGWNSERISWFREYHLAAAALDGPAQEKTWAINAGGELAGSIRLKRTGADSLETGIWLGRGFRGQGVAREALRLVIGRATASGAAVLEAYTTAGNAAALVLLRSAGAELEEGDASEAAAVPVRARIALHRGHALP, encoded by the coding sequence ATGTCCCCCACAGCTGAGCATTATCCTCCCGCTGTCCTGCTGATTGACGTCTCCGGCCGGGTTCTGGAGCAACTCCTGACAGTGGCGATCCAGGATGCCGACGCGGACGAGGTGACGCCTCCCCCGGGCAGCGCCACGGGCTGGAATTCAGAACGGATCAGCTGGTTCCGGGAATACCACCTCGCGGCGGCAGCGCTGGACGGGCCCGCCCAGGAGAAAACATGGGCCATCAACGCCGGCGGGGAACTGGCGGGCTCGATCCGGCTCAAGCGGACCGGAGCGGACTCGCTGGAGACCGGAATTTGGCTGGGCCGCGGCTTTCGGGGCCAGGGAGTGGCACGCGAAGCGCTTCGCCTCGTGATCGGCCGGGCCACGGCGTCCGGAGCTGCCGTGCTGGAGGCCTACACCACCGCCGGGAATGCTGCAGCCCTGGTCCTGCTGCGCTCAGCCGGGGCGGAGCTGGAGGAGGGCGATGCTTCCGAAGCCGCCGCCGTCCCCGTCAGGGCCCGGATTGCGCTGCACAGGGGACATGCCCTCCCCTGA
- a CDS encoding TerC family protein produces the protein MPELPIWFEIGSFAVLGIILAIDLLLVLKRPHEPAMREAGLWVSFYIGLALVFAGAMFVFTGPEYGGQFIAGWVTEYSLSMDNLFVFIIIMARFSVPRKYQQEVLMVGIIIALVLRGIFILLGAIVIEQFSWVFYIFGAFLLWTAWKQVRDDGEDEEDKENPFIARVRTVLPISAKFDGGKLRTVLDGKKVFTPMLIVFVTIGLTDLLFAMDSLPAIFGLTQSAFIVFTANIFALMGLRQLYFLLGGLMTRLIYLKHALSVILAFIGVKLVLHAMHVNELPFINGGRPIEWAPEIPTYVSLGVIVGTIIIAVIASLVRSGSSKSKLDARLEEDSRKSLSDAE, from the coding sequence GTGCCCGAACTTCCCATCTGGTTTGAGATCGGCTCCTTTGCCGTCCTCGGCATCATTCTGGCCATTGACCTGCTTTTGGTCCTCAAACGTCCACACGAGCCTGCCATGAGGGAAGCCGGTCTGTGGGTGTCGTTTTACATCGGGCTTGCGCTGGTTTTTGCCGGCGCCATGTTCGTCTTCACGGGCCCCGAGTACGGCGGCCAGTTCATCGCGGGCTGGGTGACGGAATACAGCCTCAGCATGGACAACCTGTTCGTCTTCATTATCATCATGGCCCGCTTCTCTGTACCCCGGAAGTACCAGCAGGAAGTGCTCATGGTGGGTATCATCATCGCCCTGGTCCTGCGCGGGATCTTCATCCTGCTGGGCGCAATTGTGATCGAACAGTTCAGCTGGGTGTTCTACATCTTCGGCGCCTTCCTGCTGTGGACCGCCTGGAAGCAGGTCCGGGACGACGGTGAGGACGAGGAGGACAAGGAAAATCCGTTCATCGCCCGGGTCCGCACGGTCCTGCCAATCTCGGCGAAGTTCGACGGCGGCAAGCTCCGCACCGTGCTGGACGGCAAGAAGGTCTTCACCCCGATGCTGATCGTGTTCGTCACCATCGGCCTCACGGACCTGCTCTTCGCGATGGACTCCCTTCCGGCCATCTTCGGCCTGACCCAGAGCGCGTTCATCGTGTTCACCGCCAACATCTTCGCCCTGATGGGCCTGCGCCAGCTGTACTTCCTGCTCGGCGGCCTGATGACCCGACTGATCTACCTCAAGCATGCACTCTCCGTGATCCTCGCCTTCATCGGCGTGAAACTGGTCCTGCACGCCATGCACGTCAACGAACTGCCCTTCATCAACGGCGGCCGGCCCATCGAATGGGCACCCGAGATCCCGACGTATGTCTCGCTCGGAGTGATCGTCGGCACGATTATCATTGCCGTCATCGCCAGCCTGGTCAGGTCCGGTTCGTCGAAATCCAAGCTCGATGCCCGGCTGGAGGAGGACTCCCGCAAGAGCCTCAGCGACGCAGAATAG
- a CDS encoding YigZ family protein yields the protein MAEDAVFPESRAAVYTTLAAGPAFRRELEVKRSRFITVLYRTPDEESARTFLAGLRREFHDARHHCSAFVLGPDRDVQRSHDDGEPSGTAGAPMLDALLKRETGPGITDLSDITAVVVRYFGGILLGAGGLVRAYSESVAAALAQAPLVQRRRLRICTVPVAHTAAGRLENDLRAAGYVMAATGYSAATTVLRLSLSDDPVVLARAGERLAALSAGTATLVPGGTEWIDVPHS from the coding sequence GTGGCTGAAGATGCGGTTTTCCCGGAGAGCAGGGCCGCCGTGTACACCACCCTGGCAGCCGGGCCGGCGTTCCGGCGGGAACTTGAGGTGAAGCGCTCCCGCTTCATCACCGTGCTGTACCGCACCCCGGATGAGGAGAGCGCCCGTACGTTCCTCGCCGGGCTGCGCCGGGAATTCCATGACGCACGGCATCACTGCTCCGCCTTCGTGCTCGGCCCGGACCGCGATGTGCAGCGGTCCCATGACGACGGTGAGCCCTCCGGCACGGCCGGCGCCCCGATGCTTGATGCGCTGCTGAAACGCGAAACCGGGCCCGGCATCACCGACCTTAGCGATATCACCGCGGTGGTGGTCCGTTACTTCGGCGGGATACTGCTGGGCGCGGGCGGGCTTGTCCGGGCCTATTCGGAGTCCGTGGCCGCCGCGTTGGCGCAGGCGCCCCTGGTGCAGCGCCGCCGGCTGCGGATCTGCACGGTACCCGTTGCCCACACGGCCGCCGGGCGGCTGGAGAACGATTTGCGTGCCGCCGGATACGTGATGGCCGCGACCGGATACTCGGCGGCCACGACAGTCCTGCGGCTGTCCCTTTCGGATGACCCGGTGGTTTTGGCCCGGGCCGGCGAACGGCTCGCTGCCCTCTCTGCCGGAACTGCCACGTTGGTGCCTGGCGGAACGGAGTGGATCGATGTCCCCCACAGCTGA
- a CDS encoding MFS transporter, with amino-acid sequence MKVFDARPPTGTALDPQGVQRRTVRILSAAQLLSGVGNGASLSVGSLLAVQLSGSNAWAGAVTTTMTLGAAAAALPLAGLAGRRGRRASLVTGLLAAMAGALLVIVSTATGSFPVLLLAAALLGLGTAANLQARFAAVDLAEPERRGRSLAIVVWSVTIGAVAGPNLIRPGALVGEALGLPALAGPFVFSTAGLAAAALLLLLGLRPDPLLLAARLRSGGDPPAAGAAAVRRPGGLRHGLAAVRASPRARLALLAVITAHGCMAAVMSMTPLHLQLLTEGPLADMPASHTHAASTDVLVLIGFTISLHIAGMYALSPVMGWLTDKAGRLPVILLGHGLILLSALVAGFGQAQPVLVTVGLVLLGLGWSAATIAGSTMLAESVRADDRVLVQGVSDTLMGVAGAVGAGFSGLVMSGVGYQGLNLAAAVIAVSVLAVVVSAAARGRAQPAPA; translated from the coding sequence GTGAAAGTCTTTGACGCCAGACCACCGACCGGTACGGCGCTGGACCCGCAAGGGGTCCAGCGCCGTACCGTTCGGATCTTAAGCGCAGCCCAGCTCCTCAGCGGGGTGGGCAACGGTGCCAGCCTCTCCGTTGGGTCGCTTCTGGCCGTGCAGCTGTCCGGCTCGAATGCGTGGGCCGGTGCTGTCACCACCACCATGACACTCGGGGCTGCTGCAGCCGCCCTGCCCCTGGCCGGCCTGGCTGGGCGGCGGGGCAGGCGGGCTTCCCTCGTCACCGGCCTGCTCGCGGCCATGGCCGGAGCGCTGTTGGTGATCGTGTCCACAGCGACGGGCAGCTTCCCGGTGCTGCTGCTCGCTGCCGCGTTGCTGGGGCTCGGCACAGCCGCCAACCTGCAGGCCCGGTTCGCCGCGGTCGACCTCGCCGAGCCCGAACGGCGGGGCCGGTCCCTGGCGATCGTGGTGTGGTCCGTGACCATCGGCGCCGTCGCCGGTCCCAATTTGATCCGCCCGGGGGCGCTGGTGGGGGAGGCCCTGGGCCTGCCGGCGCTGGCCGGACCCTTCGTGTTCTCGACGGCGGGGCTGGCGGCGGCCGCCCTGCTCCTCCTCCTTGGCCTGCGGCCGGACCCGCTGCTGCTCGCCGCCCGGCTCCGGTCCGGCGGGGACCCGCCAGCGGCCGGCGCCGCGGCCGTCCGGCGGCCGGGCGGCCTGCGCCACGGTCTGGCCGCTGTCCGGGCCTCGCCCCGGGCCCGGCTGGCCCTTCTCGCCGTCATCACCGCGCACGGCTGCATGGCCGCCGTCATGTCGATGACGCCCCTGCACCTGCAGTTGCTGACCGAGGGGCCCCTCGCGGACATGCCAGCCAGCCACACCCACGCCGCCAGTACTGATGTCCTGGTCCTGATCGGCTTCACCATTTCGCTGCATATCGCCGGGATGTACGCGCTCTCACCGGTCATGGGCTGGCTAACGGACAAGGCGGGCCGGCTGCCCGTCATACTGCTTGGCCACGGCCTGATCCTGCTCTCGGCCCTCGTTGCCGGGTTCGGCCAGGCCCAACCCGTCCTCGTGACCGTGGGCCTGGTGCTGCTCGGGCTGGGCTGGTCCGCAGCGACAATCGCCGGGTCCACGATGCTGGCCGAAAGCGTCCGCGCGGACGACCGCGTCCTCGTCCAGGGCGTCTCGGACACTCTGATGGGCGTCGCCGGCGCGGTCGGCGCAGGATTCTCCGGACTGGTGATGAGCGGCGTCGGCTATCAGGGCCTGAACCTGGCCGCGGCCGTCATCGCGGTGTCCGTTCTCGCTGTCGTCGTCTCCGCCGCGGCCCGCGGCCGCGCCCAGCCCGCACCCGCCTGA